A single region of the Neodiprion pinetum isolate iyNeoPine1 chromosome 5, iyNeoPine1.2, whole genome shotgun sequence genome encodes:
- the LOC138190986 gene encoding tRNA-splicing endonuclease subunit Sen34-like, giving the protein MSELIDLASSNERGYVWSAEDWFKCRTEVRIIGELIGCLPKLLRQEVLLDLPLLLMPEEVVLMVKKNIARLVDYPSIRKQPSESFKKIFQEHRDKLYKEQEVCLRDERRKQVILVLNKIIEGKKKKI; this is encoded by the exons ATGTCGGAGCTCATTGATTTGGCTTCGTCAAATGAACGTGGTTATGTGTGGAGTGCGGAAG ATTGGTTCAAGTGTAGGACTGAGGTTAGAATAATAGGGGAGCTGATTGGCTGCCTTCCAAAATTGCTTCGGCAAGAAGTTTTACTCGATTTGCCGCTACTTTTGATGCCAGAAGAAGTTGTCTTGatggtaaagaaaaatattgcacgTCTGGTTGACTACCCGTCGATTCGTAAGCAGCCCAGCGAAtctttcaagaaaatttttcaagaacaTAGAGATAAATTGTACAAAGAGCAGGAAGTTTGCTTGAGAGATGAGAGAAGGAAGCAG GTGATATTAGtgctgaataaaataattgagggaaagaagaaaaaaatctag